The following proteins come from a genomic window of Nostoc sp. ATCC 53789:
- a CDS encoding DUF4347 domain-containing protein: protein MMFSSTFFLERNTMSFELPQLGTSCTDVISKNSLAPALDEGSLTSSLTGLGRASQSLLFVDRSVTNYEQLLAGVTTGTEIHVLDSVQDAVTQITNTLLGRQNIASLHIVCHGEAGGLDFGSSQLNLGNLPEYASQLQSWGKALTNDADILLYGCNVAQGELGQEFVQRISQVIGANVAASNNLTGKDGDWNLEVTIGNIESPLVFDSKVTSAYAYNLDNILRETFTGNDITNPSWIYNTTGTGTAPLLTARSTIGASTGGIPGGGSDAVGSGALRLTSATSDQASFVIYNRPINASNGLSITFNIHAYGGTGADGISFFLIDGNANPTAAGSTGGSLGYSSNGSTPGLVGGYLGVGFDEFGNFSKSVYGAGGPGARPDSIAVHGSQANSYNYLAGTETLPEGIDTPGQSRSAAQKKVQIDLTPAGLLSLKIDLNNDGDFLDNNETPAALQNYNVVASNGELPSTFKFGFSASTGDYTNVHEITGLNVDTFGGVPYTPLVNFTSSNGSVGEGATSLNITAQIDAVTSNTVTVPVTLSGTATDGTDYTLSNNSITILPGQLTGSITLNPIDNLVVEPNKTAVLTLGTPTNAQLSPQNKVLTATIVDNDSVIQSSLNNLLWRNSGTGENAVWQLNNFSLQSDYFLPTVTDANWQIASTADFNGDGIADILWRNQASGQNVIWQMNTTGFQSDHYITQVFDPNWEIAGTDDFNSDGTPDILWRNKASGENVIWQMNSNFTLQTDHYITQEFDPNWEIAGTDDFNSDGTPDILWRNKASGENVIWQMNSNFTLQTDHSITQVFDPNWEIAGTDDFNSDGTPDILWRNKASGENVIWQMNSNFTLQTDHFITQVFDPNWEIAGTDDFNSDGTPDILWRNKQTMKEDIWQISGFNYVQRYQLVDVIDPNWSVRPFVAA from the coding sequence ATGATGTTTTCTTCTACTTTCTTCTTGGAGAGAAATACAATGTCTTTTGAGCTTCCCCAGTTGGGTACGTCTTGTACTGATGTGATATCTAAAAACAGCCTTGCGCCTGCCTTGGACGAAGGCAGCTTGACAAGTTCTTTAACGGGACTGGGACGAGCTAGCCAATCTCTCTTGTTTGTCGATAGATCAGTGACAAACTATGAGCAGTTACTGGCGGGTGTGACTACGGGCACGGAGATCCATGTGCTTGACTCGGTGCAGGATGCTGTTACCCAGATTACTAACACCCTGCTGGGACGGCAAAACATTGCCAGTTTGCATATCGTTTGCCACGGGGAAGCCGGCGGACTGGACTTTGGCAGCAGTCAGCTGAACTTGGGCAACTTGCCAGAGTATGCGTCACAGTTGCAGAGTTGGGGCAAGGCACTGACCAACGATGCCGATATTTTGCTGTATGGCTGTAACGTTGCCCAAGGTGAACTCGGTCAGGAGTTTGTCCAAAGAATCAGCCAGGTTATTGGAGCCAATGTTGCCGCCTCCAATAACCTGACAGGTAAGGATGGCGACTGGAATTTGGAAGTAACCATTGGCAACATTGAGTCACCCCTCGTCTTTGACTCTAAAGTTACCTCTGCCTATGCTTACAATTTGGATAATATTCTCAGAGAAACCTTCACGGGCAATGATATTACGAACCCCTCCTGGATCTACAATACAACAGGAACAGGCACAGCACCGCTACTGACCGCCCGTTCTACAATAGGAGCATCCACCGGCGGCATACCCGGTGGTGGCTCCGATGCGGTTGGGTCAGGCGCATTGCGATTAACCTCTGCTACCTCGGATCAGGCATCCTTTGTCATCTACAACCGCCCCATTAACGCCAGCAACGGTCTTTCCATTACGTTCAACATTCATGCCTATGGTGGCACTGGTGCAGATGGTATCAGCTTCTTTCTTATTGATGGCAATGCCAACCCAACTGCGGCAGGTTCAACTGGAGGATCGCTCGGCTATTCTAGTAACGGCTCTACACCTGGTCTTGTAGGCGGCTACCTTGGTGTTGGTTTTGACGAGTTTGGTAACTTCTCTAAGTCCGTATATGGTGCAGGTGGTCCAGGTGCTAGACCTGACTCTATTGCAGTTCATGGCAGTCAAGCCAACAGCTACAACTATCTGGCGGGAACGGAAACGCTTCCAGAAGGTATTGACACTCCAGGTCAGAGCCGATCGGCTGCTCAGAAGAAGGTGCAGATTGATTTGACACCTGCTGGGCTGTTATCTCTCAAAATTGATTTGAACAATGACGGAGATTTTTTAGACAATAACGAAACTCCAGCCGCACTCCAAAATTACAATGTCGTTGCCAGTAATGGCGAACTGCCATCCACGTTCAAGTTCGGTTTCTCCGCCTCCACTGGCGATTATACCAACGTCCATGAAATCACAGGACTCAATGTTGATACATTTGGTGGTGTGCCGTATACTCCGTTGGTTAACTTTACCAGTAGTAATGGCTCAGTTGGTGAAGGAGCAACTAGTCTAAACATCACAGCACAAATTGATGCTGTAACTTCCAATACCGTTACAGTACCAGTTACGCTATCGGGAACAGCGACGGACGGAACAGACTACACACTGTCTAACAATTCCATCACAATTCTGCCAGGACAACTGACTGGTAGCATCACCCTGAATCCGATTGATAATTTAGTTGTCGAGCCTAATAAAACTGCTGTGTTGACACTGGGAACACCGACGAATGCTCAACTGAGTCCTCAGAATAAGGTACTTACAGCAACGATCGTAGACAACGATAGTGTGATCCAAAGCTCGCTCAATAATCTGCTGTGGCGCAACAGTGGCACTGGGGAGAATGCTGTTTGGCAACTGAATAACTTCTCCCTGCAAAGCGACTACTTTTTACCCACCGTGACTGATGCGAACTGGCAGATTGCCAGCACAGCTGACTTCAACGGTGATGGCATTGCTGACATCCTTTGGCGCAACCAGGCAAGCGGGCAGAACGTCATTTGGCAGATGAATACCACTGGCTTTCAATCCGACCACTACATTACTCAGGTGTTTGATCCGAACTGGGAGATTGCAGGTACTGATGATTTCAACAGTGACGGTACACCTGATATCCTCTGGCGCAATAAGGCAAGCGGCGAGAATGTGATTTGGCAGATGAATAGCAACTTCACCCTGCAAACCGACCACTACATTACCCAGGAGTTTGATCCGAACTGGGAGATTGCGGGTACTGATGATTTCAATAGTGACGGTACACCTGATATCCTCTGGCGCAATAAGGCAAGCGGCGAGAATGTGATTTGGCAGATGAATAGCAACTTCACCCTGCAAACCGACCACTCCATTACCCAGGTGTTTGATCCGAACTGGGAGATTGCAGGTACTGATGATTTCAACAGTGACGGTACACCTGATATCCTCTGGCGCAATAAGGCAAGCGGCGAGAATGTGATTTGGCAGATGAATAGCAACTTCACCCTGCAAACCGACCACTTCATTACCCAGGTGTTTGATCCGAACTGGGAGATTGCAGGTACTGATGATTTCAACAGTGACGGTACACCTGATATCCTCTGGCGCAACAAGCAGACGATGAAGGAAGATATCTGGCAAATAAGTGGCTTTAACTATGTACAAAGGTATCAACTCGTTGACGTGATCGATCCCAATTGGAGCGTGAGACCTTTTGTGGCAGCTTAA
- a CDS encoding ArsA family ATPase, whose protein sequence is MALILTFLGKGGTARTKIAIAAAKLLASQGKRVLLAGQAEPTLSILLGTTIAADPQEIAPKLQAVQFQASVLLERNWDEVKKLEAQYLRTPIFKDVFGQELVVLPGMDNALALNAIREYDASGKYDAIVYDGTGDSLTLRMLGLPESLSWYVRRFRQLFVNSDLGKTITESPLIQPLISSFFNINWTADNFAQPTNQVNNFLEKGRAALGDPKRLAAFLVTTGDPIDVANARYLWGSAQQIGLTVGGVLLVSPETNVNLPEEFIPLPVSVVPDSPTDDWQALIDALPNFEAQALQAPKPIEIDIHNRQVRLFLPGFDKKQVKLTQYGPEVTVEAGDQRRNIPLPPALSGRPVAGAKFQNNYLIISF, encoded by the coding sequence ATGGCTCTAATATTGACATTTTTGGGCAAAGGCGGCACCGCTCGTACCAAAATTGCGATCGCCGCCGCCAAATTATTGGCAAGTCAAGGCAAGCGCGTACTCCTAGCAGGACAAGCAGAACCAACATTGTCAATCCTGTTGGGTACTACCATTGCTGCCGATCCTCAAGAAATCGCTCCCAAGCTACAGGCGGTACAGTTTCAAGCATCTGTACTGCTTGAGCGCAACTGGGACGAAGTGAAAAAACTGGAAGCACAATATCTCCGCACGCCCATCTTCAAAGACGTTTTTGGTCAAGAACTGGTAGTATTGCCAGGGATGGACAATGCCCTAGCTCTCAATGCTATCCGCGAATATGATGCCAGTGGCAAATATGATGCGATCGTCTACGATGGCACGGGTGACTCTTTAACGTTGCGAATGTTGGGTTTGCCAGAATCTCTCAGTTGGTATGTTCGGCGATTTCGGCAATTATTTGTCAACTCCGATTTGGGTAAGACTATTACTGAATCGCCCTTAATCCAACCGCTAATTAGCAGCTTTTTCAATATCAACTGGACAGCAGATAACTTTGCTCAACCTACCAACCAAGTCAATAATTTCTTGGAAAAAGGGAGAGCCGCTCTTGGCGATCCGAAGCGTCTTGCTGCTTTCTTAGTGACCACAGGAGATCCAATTGACGTAGCAAATGCTCGTTATTTATGGGGTAGCGCTCAACAAATTGGTTTAACTGTCGGTGGTGTTCTGCTTGTGTCTCCTGAAACCAACGTCAATCTGCCAGAGGAATTTATACCCCTACCTGTGAGCGTTGTTCCCGACTCGCCAACAGATGACTGGCAAGCACTGATAGACGCACTACCCAACTTTGAAGCACAAGCTTTACAGGCTCCTAAACCAATTGAAATAGACATCCACAATCGTCAAGTACGCCTATTCTTGCCAGGATTTGACAAAAAGCAGGTAAAGCTCACCCAATACGGGCCAGAAGTTACGGTAGAAGCAGGAGATCAGCGACGCAATATTCCCTTACCTCCGGCTCTAAGTGGCAGACCCGTTGCTGGAGCAAAGTTTCAGAATAATTATTTGATAATTTCGTTTTAA
- a CDS encoding DUF2862 domain-containing protein translates to MEIGQKVKVFRLRDRVSPPIVKKLGQVGIIQGYKVIDSGIGVVVLFEDNTSTWFFEDEIKPV, encoded by the coding sequence ATGGAAATCGGACAAAAGGTTAAAGTGTTTCGTTTGCGCGATCGCGTTTCTCCCCCAATTGTAAAAAAACTAGGACAAGTGGGTATCATTCAAGGCTACAAAGTCATTGATAGTGGGATCGGTGTAGTAGTGCTGTTTGAGGACAATACTTCCACTTGGTTTTTTGAAGATGAAATTAAACCTGTGTAG
- a CDS encoding ABC transporter permease — MRGFVHKAGRLRRILPINERLWAKFDLLRTLVRRDLEARYKGSVLGNLWPLLNQLSQLLIYTYVFSIVLKVKLSLKTLPENNFTFGLWLFAGLVPWIAFSGGLSQAASCVIGQPNLVKKVVFPLGLLPLVPILSMFIESSFGLIALIFFGAISSHTLHTTLALLPLVWIPQLLLTAGLSYLAAGLTVFLRDIPQTLGVILNIWMYLTPIIYPASAIPEAWREWVFWLNPMTAIVEGYRDLILVGEVKHWGELGVSSLIALVIFCSGLWCYRRLRPAFADVL, encoded by the coding sequence ATACGAGGATTTGTACATAAGGCAGGGAGGCTGAGGCGCATACTACCGATAAATGAACGGTTGTGGGCAAAGTTTGACTTGCTGAGAACTTTAGTGCGTCGGGATTTAGAAGCGAGGTATAAGGGTTCTGTTTTAGGCAATTTGTGGCCTTTGCTAAATCAGCTATCACAATTACTGATTTACACCTATGTGTTTTCGATTGTGTTGAAGGTGAAGTTAAGTCTGAAAACTTTACCAGAAAATAACTTCACCTTTGGTTTGTGGCTATTTGCAGGATTAGTTCCTTGGATTGCTTTTAGTGGTGGTTTAAGTCAGGCTGCTAGTTGTGTAATCGGACAGCCAAATTTAGTCAAGAAAGTGGTATTTCCACTAGGATTATTACCTCTAGTACCAATCTTATCAATGTTTATCGAAAGTTCCTTTGGTTTAATAGCATTGATTTTTTTTGGGGCGATCAGTTCTCATACTCTACACACTACATTAGCGTTGTTGCCGTTGGTCTGGATACCGCAGTTATTGTTAACAGCAGGATTGAGTTATTTAGCCGCAGGACTAACGGTATTTTTGCGAGATATCCCGCAGACTTTAGGGGTGATTTTAAATATTTGGATGTATTTGACACCAATTATTTATCCAGCCTCAGCAATTCCAGAGGCATGGCGGGAATGGGTATTTTGGTTAAATCCGATGACAGCGATCGTTGAGGGATATAGAGATTTAATTTTAGTAGGAGAAGTTAAACATTGGGGCGAGTTAGGAGTTTCTTCGCTAATTGCTTTAGTAATTTTTTGTAGCGGATTGTGGTGTTACCGTCGCCTGCGTCCAGCTTTTGCAGATGTATTGTAA
- a CDS encoding ABC transporter ATP-binding protein, producing the protein MGEKIAISLKNVSKCFKRYTHPVDRLKEILLPGKSRADEFWALRDINLDIPKGETVGIIGQNGSGKSTLLQIIAGTLSQTRGNVKVNGRVSALLELGSGFNPEFTGRQNVFFNGQLLGLSKIELEQKFEEIVTFADIGDFIDEPVKTYSSGMFVRLAFAVAINVNPEILIVDEALSVGDGVFVHRCMAKIKDFQDSGGTILFVSHDIASVNRLCSSAIWINHGQIVEKGTPVDISKSYQAWIYEKINDGIKNKTERLIDSQNIEIIKNHEGNIEVKLDKSIENLNYNYFTNKEFLSFPTVKRFGTGRCEILSLEIFNNEGQKTGFVMPDDTLIIRTKIVSHDYVESPIFGITMYDRLRVPIAGWNTHQYKHPLAKFEKEKLISVSFEIKWPHIKSDTYSLEPAVADGSQESHEMMDWLQAPVVIESGVTDLTFGFFRFTKVTVSHEVDIFLTTQLLTNTLAK; encoded by the coding sequence ATGGGAGAAAAAATTGCAATTTCCCTAAAGAATGTATCTAAGTGTTTTAAACGGTATACTCATCCTGTAGATCGACTCAAAGAAATTTTGTTACCAGGAAAAAGTAGAGCAGATGAATTTTGGGCACTGCGCGATATTAACTTGGATATTCCCAAGGGAGAGACTGTGGGAATTATTGGTCAAAATGGTTCTGGCAAAAGTACACTTTTGCAAATTATTGCTGGGACTCTCAGTCAAACTAGAGGTAATGTAAAAGTTAATGGTCGAGTTTCTGCATTGCTAGAGTTAGGAAGTGGATTCAACCCAGAGTTTACCGGCCGACAAAACGTATTTTTTAATGGACAACTACTGGGCTTAAGTAAAATAGAACTTGAGCAAAAATTTGAAGAAATAGTCACATTTGCAGATATAGGAGATTTTATTGATGAACCTGTTAAAACTTATTCCAGTGGTATGTTTGTCCGCTTGGCATTTGCAGTAGCTATTAATGTGAATCCAGAAATTTTGATTGTAGATGAAGCTTTATCTGTGGGAGATGGCGTGTTTGTGCATCGCTGTATGGCAAAAATTAAAGATTTTCAAGACTCTGGTGGAACTATTTTGTTTGTATCTCATGATATAGCATCTGTGAATCGTCTGTGTTCAAGTGCTATATGGATTAATCATGGTCAAATAGTTGAAAAAGGTACTCCAGTTGATATTAGTAAATCGTACCAAGCGTGGATATATGAAAAGATAAATGATGGAATCAAAAACAAGACAGAACGCTTAATTGATTCGCAAAATATAGAAATAATAAAAAATCATGAAGGAAATATAGAAGTTAAATTGGATAAATCTATTGAAAATTTAAATTACAACTATTTTACGAATAAAGAATTTCTGTCGTTTCCCACAGTTAAGAGATTTGGAACCGGACGTTGTGAAATTTTAAGTTTAGAAATTTTTAACAATGAAGGGCAAAAAACAGGTTTTGTTATGCCTGATGATACTTTGATAATTCGCACAAAAATCGTCAGTCACGACTACGTTGAAAGCCCAATCTTTGGTATTACAATGTATGACAGATTAAGAGTCCCAATTGCTGGGTGGAATACACATCAGTATAAGCATCCATTAGCCAAATTTGAGAAAGAAAAATTGATTAGTGTGAGTTTTGAAATCAAATGGCCTCATATTAAAAGTGATACTTATTCACTTGAACCAGCCGTAGCCGATGGTAGCCAGGAAAGCCATGAAATGATGGATTGGTTGCAGGCTCCTGTGGTTATAGAGTCGGGAGTTACGGATTTAACTTTTGGTTTTTTTAGATTTACCAAAGTTACTGTTTCCCATGAAGTAGATATTTTTTTAACAACTCAATTATTAACAAATACCTTAGCAAAATGA
- a CDS encoding class I SAM-dependent methyltransferase gives MSLAKAIMRCFSYTGFFKDFVKQKEIQNLQILEINEAGSLTNFLVEIPNHTLKVYPEIDMMNMNIANMTFDLVIHSDVLEHIKHPIRGLSECYRVLKPGGYCAFTIPMIVDRLTIYREGMPASYHGSQENQPDFVVHTEYGCDAWKHVIKAGFTECRLFSVEYPSAQALVAVK, from the coding sequence ATGTCGTTAGCCAAAGCAATAATGAGATGTTTTAGCTATACAGGGTTTTTTAAAGATTTTGTGAAGCAGAAAGAAATCCAAAATTTGCAAATACTAGAAATCAATGAAGCAGGGAGTTTAACAAACTTTTTAGTTGAAATACCGAATCATACTTTAAAAGTATATCCGGAAATAGATATGATGAATATGAATATTGCAAACATGACTTTTGATTTGGTTATTCATTCAGATGTTTTAGAACACATAAAGCATCCAATTCGAGGTTTATCTGAGTGCTACAGAGTATTAAAGCCTGGGGGATATTGTGCTTTCACTATACCCATGATTGTCGATAGACTAACCATTTATAGAGAAGGTATGCCTGCAAGTTATCATGGCTCTCAAGAAAATCAACCAGATTTTGTAGTTCATACAGAATATGGATGTGATGCCTGGAAGCATGTAATTAAGGCAGGATTTACAGAGTGTCGACTGTTCTCTGTAGAATATCCTTCAGCACAAGCGTTAGTAGCAGTAAAGTAA
- a CDS encoding class I SAM-dependent methyltransferase, which produces MEITGERYVPSLNGQIKYEHLHRYALCVDYVAGKNVLDIACGEGYGCALLADVAESVVGVDINSEVVEYATKEYSTHKNIRFMVGSCDSVPLPDNSVDVVTSFETIEHHDKHEEMMQEIKRVLKPSGVLIISSPNRLTYSDEPKYSNPFHVKELYYDELTALLKGYFGYVEIYGQRMAIGSFIFKLENSKANIFKAYTTDSNQVVQKVSSLNAPIYFFAICSNQNITTKPDIDSVYIDSQDDLLNWMEIGWRKTGEVLEQTRSQLQQTQAELKQCQSKLQQTHTELEQSQSQTQQTQTELEQSQSQMQQTQTELEQSRSQLQQTQAELEQSQSQLQQTQVKLEQSQSQLQQSQTKLEELELELQTMKVKLHETDDQLEAMQTSKFWKLRTQWFNVKHFFGVALDK; this is translated from the coding sequence ATGGAAATTACAGGTGAGAGATACGTTCCTTCTCTAAATGGTCAGATTAAATATGAGCATCTACATCGATATGCTCTATGTGTTGACTATGTAGCGGGTAAAAATGTATTAGATATTGCTTGCGGTGAGGGATATGGTTGTGCGTTGCTTGCAGATGTAGCCGAGTCAGTTGTTGGAGTTGATATTAATTCTGAAGTTGTAGAGTATGCCACCAAAGAGTATAGTACTCATAAGAATATAAGATTTATGGTGGGTTCGTGCGACTCAGTACCACTACCCGATAATTCAGTTGACGTAGTAACATCTTTTGAAACAATTGAGCATCATGATAAGCACGAGGAAATGATGCAGGAGATTAAGCGAGTTCTTAAACCTAGTGGAGTATTGATTATTTCCTCTCCTAATCGCTTAACTTATTCAGATGAACCGAAATATTCTAATCCATTTCATGTCAAAGAGCTTTACTATGATGAATTAACAGCTTTATTGAAAGGTTACTTCGGTTATGTTGAGATTTATGGACAAAGAATGGCTATAGGCTCTTTCATCTTTAAATTAGAAAATTCAAAAGCAAATATTTTTAAAGCTTATACAACAGACAGTAATCAAGTCGTGCAAAAAGTTTCTAGTTTAAATGCACCAATTTATTTTTTTGCAATATGTTCCAACCAGAATATTACTACTAAGCCAGATATTGATTCAGTTTATATTGATAGCCAGGATGATTTATTGAATTGGATGGAAATAGGTTGGCGTAAAACTGGAGAAGTTTTAGAGCAAACACGATCGCAACTACAACAGACACAAGCAGAATTAAAGCAATGTCAATCTAAATTACAGCAAACGCATACAGAGTTAGAGCAATCCCAATCTCAAACGCAACAAACACAGACAGAGTTAGAGCAATCCCAATCTCAAATGCAACAAACACAGACAGAGTTAGAGCAATCCCGATCTCAACTACAACAAACACAGGCAGAGCTAGAACAATCCCAATCTCAACTGCAACAAACACAGGTAAAGCTAGAACAATCCCAATCTCAACTGCAACAAAGTCAAACTAAGTTGGAAGAGTTAGAGTTAGAGCTTCAAACAATGAAAGTCAAACTACACGAAACTGATGATCAACTTGAGGCAATGCAGACAAGTAAGTTTTGGAAGTTACGAACACAATGGTTTAATGTGAAACATTTTTTTGGAGTTGCTCTCGATAAATAA
- a CDS encoding class I SAM-dependent methyltransferase — MKKLYNAYSKSSIKLSKFLSYYFKGKIHDGYCPICESQVFFIIKEDWLRDFYYCLQCNSIPRQRAIIVALNLFYPEWRKLKIHESSPSGISSDFIQTNCPEYVATHFFQDTPLGDYKHGIRCENLENMTLADSSFDLIITQDVFEHVINPSAAFTEISRVLKPGGAHIFTMPWYPQMKKSLQRARLVNNEIEHLVEPIYHGNPIDKKGSLVTFDWGIDFTDYIYTHSGMSTTIYLIKDKKMGLEADFLEVFVSRKLIDKVLSKTL, encoded by the coding sequence ATGAAAAAATTGTACAATGCTTACTCAAAATCTAGTATAAAATTATCAAAATTTTTATCTTACTACTTTAAAGGTAAAATCCATGATGGATACTGCCCAATTTGCGAATCGCAGGTTTTCTTCATTATAAAAGAAGACTGGCTCCGTGATTTTTACTATTGCTTGCAATGCAATTCAATTCCTAGACAAAGAGCAATCATTGTTGCATTAAACTTATTTTATCCTGAATGGAGAAAACTGAAGATTCATGAGTCATCCCCTTCGGGCATTTCTTCTGATTTTATTCAAACAAATTGTCCTGAATATGTAGCCACGCATTTTTTTCAAGACACTCCTTTGGGAGATTATAAGCATGGCATAAGATGCGAAAATCTTGAAAATATGACACTCGCAGATAGCTCTTTCGATCTAATAATTACTCAGGATGTTTTTGAGCATGTGATAAATCCTTCTGCTGCCTTTACAGAAATAAGTCGTGTATTAAAGCCTGGAGGGGCACACATATTTACAATGCCTTGGTATCCTCAAATGAAGAAAAGTCTTCAAAGAGCAAGGTTGGTGAATAATGAGATAGAGCATCTTGTAGAGCCTATTTATCATGGAAATCCGATTGATAAAAAGGGATCACTGGTAACATTTGATTGGGGTATTGATTTTACAGATTATATTTATACACATAGTGGTATGTCCACAACAATATACTTAATCAAAGATAAAAAAATGGGTTTAGAAGCAGACTTTTTAGAAGTATTTGTTAGTAGAAAACTCATAGATAAAGTTTTAAGCAAAACTTTGTAA